One part of the Salmo salar chromosome ssa10, Ssal_v3.1, whole genome shotgun sequence genome encodes these proteins:
- the LOC123724468 gene encoding general transcription factor 3C polypeptide 6-like: protein MEDEWEEEEQLVVVELSGIINSDFLTKCQGTCKILDIDSEQPMMQVGRYVFAGEYDDALGTCVLFEEGQSSGADPEASPELSYKCHTVKRLMMQRTFLAEKKEGDNSSGYTHTHTKRLSISATE from the exons ATGGAAGACGAATGGGAGGAGGAG GAGCAGTTGGTTGTGGTTgagctgtctggtataattaACTCAGATTTTTTGACCAAGTGTCAGGGAACCTGCAAGATACTG GACATTGACAGTGAGCAGCCAATGATGCAGGTGGGAAGATACGTGTTTGCGGGAGAGTATGACG ATGCTCTGGGCACCTGTGTGCTCTTCGAGGAGGGACAGTCGAGTG gGGCAGACCCTGAAGCCAGTCCAGAGCTGAGCTATAAGTGCCACACCGTTAAGAGACTGATGATGCAGAGAACCTTCCTTGCTGAGAAAAAGGAAGGAGACAACAGctcaggttacacacacacacacacaaa GAGACTTTCAATTTCAGCCACTGAGTGA